ATAAGAGGAATCTGATTATCATCTTCGCAGTGTTTGCGGTGTTCGCGAGCTTACAGTCGTATTTCGGCAGCAACAGGACGTATGTGGAGAAGGGCATCGAGTATGAGTACAACCGATACAATAACTACACAATTTTTGAGCGGTCGTTTTACCACCTGAAAAACAACCAGAACCTCTACGTTACCTACCCGCAGGAGCACGGCGACCTTTACAAGTATACTCCTACCTTTTCGGTGTTCTTCGGGCTGTTCGCCATGTTTCCGGATTGGCTGGGGCTTAGCCTTTGGAACCTGCTCAATGCGCTTGTGCTGCTCTTCGGTATCTATTACCTGCCACGTTTAAGTAACCTGCAGAAGGGGCTGGTGCTGCTGATCGTGTTGGCGGAGCTGCTCACCTCCATGCAGAACGAACAGTCGAACGCACTGATTGCGGGTTTGCTGGTGCTGGCTTATGGCCTGCTCGAAAAACGTAAATACCTGCTGGCCACGCTGTGTATTGTATTTTCGGCTTACATCAAGCTGTTTGGGATTGTGGGTTTTGCGCTGTTCCTGCTTTACCCTAAAAAGTGGAAAATGGCCCTCTACACCACCCTCTGGACTGCCGTGCTTTTCCTGGTGCCGCTGCTGTTCGTGAGCTATGAGCAGTACCTGCGGCTATTTTCGCAGTACGGCGAGATGCTGGCCAACGACCACTCCGCTTCCTACGGTTTTTCGGTGATGGGCTGGCTGAACACCTGGTTTAACCTGGAGTTCAACAAGAACGTTGTGGTGCTTCTGGGCGCATTAGTGTTTATGATTCCTTTTGTCAGGCTGAAGGAGTACGGCGTTGATACGTTTCGGTACCTTGCCCTAACATCTATCCTGATCTGGGTAGTTATTTTTAATCACAAGGCAGAATCGCCAACCTTTATCATTGCCATGACTGGTGTAGCGCTGTGGTACATGAGGAGTGAGCGCACTATACTTAACGTGGCGCTCTTTGTCGCAGCCTTTGTGTTCACGGGCCTGGCTGCAACAGACGTCTTTCCTAAGTTTATACGCGATGGATTCTTTGAGCCTTATGTCATTAAAGCTGTTCCGTGTATCCTGATCTGGGCTAAAGTAATATATGAGATGATGGTACTGAAGTATAACCGAGCTGCGAAACACGTGGTAGAGCACGCGGTATAGCACGTATAATCTTCATAAAAAGGCAAGGGCGGGTCCGTAAACCTGTCCTTGCCTTTTCGCGGCACCGGCAAAAAGGTGTCGCCCGTACTATTTAGTATAAATCAACCAAAGGCGTAAACTCTCTGCCAAACTAAACTGTAAAGTATGTTTCGAGTTCGCGAAGTGTGTTTTCGTTTGTCTGCATGTCCTGCACCAGTTGGCCTTTGTCCAGGATCACGATGCGCTCGCATACTTCGATCACGTGGCTCAGGTCGTGGCTGGAGATAAACATGGTGATGCGCTTCTGCTCGCGCATGTTGCGCAGCAGGTTCTTCAAACGGATCTGGGAACTGGGGTCGAGGTTGGCAAAGGGCTCGTCGAGGATAAGCAGCTCGGGGTTAGAGAGTGCAGCGGCGGCCACCCCGATCTTCTTCTGGTTTCCCTTCGAGAAATCGCGGATGTACTTGCGCTGGTTCAGTATCTCGTCGTTAAAGAAATCCATGAACGGCAGCAGGCGCTCTGTAATATCACCCTCCGTCAGGCCGTGCAAATCGCCTATAAACTTGAAGAACTCCTCGGCTGTCAGGTAATCGATCAGGAAGCCATCATCCAGGTGCGAGCCTGTGTAGGATTTCCATACTTCCGACTGCGCCACGTTCACGTCTTTCAGGAATACTTCGCCTTTGCTCGGCCTGATCAGGTCCAGCACCATCCGGAAAAGCGTGGTTTTGCCTGCGCCGTTGTTGCCAACCAGCCCTACAGCCTCACCAGCATTTACAGTTAGCGCCGGTATGTTCACCACAACCTTGCCGTTGTAGCTTTTCTCAATGTTTCGTACTTCTATCATTGCCTTGGGGGATTTTATAATATGTACACTTTTGATTTATCATTTACTTTCAGCCGTTTACTCGCCCGCTTTTCCCGGTAATTCGGGTAAGCCGGGACCTCGAGAAAATGCTTTCATTCTTGTAAACCTCCAGCCTTCTAAGCTTGCCGGAAGCCTGTTGCCAGTTTATACTTATGCGCCACAAACCGATTTGCCGACCACTGCAGCAGCTGCTTCTGAAACACAAACCCGATCAGGCCCAGCAACCCAATGGCCGCAATACCCATGTAGGGCACGCCCATAAATCCGAAGGGAGCAAAGATCAGCAAAGGCAACAGCAGCATGGGCAGCATCATCAGGAACTTAGAGGCGCCTACCCCCTGCCAGTTAAAAGCAGAGCTCTTGCTAAGGTCTAGCCGGCTGGTGTTGTACACCGAGAAGAAGAACACCACAAACACGTTCACCCCGATGGTAAAGAGGAAGGCGGCTGTGTTGATCAGGAATATTTTGTAATCGATTAAGCCGTAAGGCAGCGTCAGCACATAACCCAAGGTTGTGATCGGCACGAAGATCCAGAATTTGGCGGCGTAAAACTGGTAAGGCGAAATGCGCCGGGTAAGCAGGGCATCGAAGTGGCCGCTTTGCCAGCTTGGTATAAACTGCCCGTAGTTAAACATGGGCATGCCCGTCATCGCGATGCCCACAAAGATGAGCATGGCAAAGCCGCTCAGAAACTTCTCGTCGTGGTAGAAAATGAAACCGTAAAACAGGAAAAGCACCGATATGGTGAGCACGGATTTAGAACGCTTGTGTCGCCAGATCAGCTTCAGTTCGAGCTCAATCAGCTTGCCTATCTCGCCGAAGCGGTTCAGGAAGGCAATATCCTTGCCCTCCACCCGTTTTGTCTCGCGCACCGCCAGCTCCTCAGGGTAGGTATGGGCTTTCAGGAACTGGTAGTTCAGCCAATAGGCGCCAACCAGCAGCAGCACTGGCGCCACCAACAGCCACGGCTGCGCCAGCACCGCCCCAAAAACGGCCACAGAGACTGCCCGCAGCGAGAACACATCAAAATAATCGATTATAAACAACCCAATCACCACCAGCCCGAACAGCAACGTGAGCTTGGAGTTGCTGCTGAGTTGCCGCTTGAAGTAAATCAGCAGGAAGTTGTTGAAAAACGTAAGGGCGATGAGGGCAAAAAGCCAGGCGAGCGCCGCTCCAATACCATAGGCCGGTATAACGGCGGAGATCATAAACGGCACGAACACCAGCAGCATGATGAGGTTAAACATGCTTGGCAGCGACTTAACCAGCACAAAATGCACCAGCTTGCTCTTTTTAATGGGCAGGTGCAGGTAAGGCTGCACTGCGAGTACCGGCAGTTCCTGTAGCAGAAAACGGAAAAACAGGTCGAGGAGGAAGTAAAACAGTAGCGCTCCGTTAAACAGCACCACCGGCGACTGCCCCGGAAACAACTCTGCCAGAATCTTGTGCAGCGTAAAGCCGAGCAGCAGGAATATTCCGCCGAAATACAAGATCAGCAGGACCATGATGATGTTAAGGACCAGGCTTTTCTGAAATACAGAAGAACGTCGGCTGGCCTTCGCCTGGTGAGACAGTAAAGTGAGAAACATAGCGGCTGTGTAAGAAAGTATATGACTTTCTAAATATGCTTAGAATATGCTGCAATTTCAAACTACACGCGGTTCATTTTAGACAAACCAAAGAAAAGTTTATACTTACAGTACCGCTTCCACTACTAACAAGAGCCTTGAGCTGGAAACAGGGCATAGTGCCTGCCGCGGGTGATTATGTGAGGAGAGAGGCCGCCTAAGCTACCACAACTGAGGAGAATTCAACTACATGGTCTTCCTCCAGGCCAGCCGCTAAGGTAGCGGAGAGTTGCTTGTAGGCTAATTTTACGTCGGTGGGCTCGTTGTACACAAACAGGTGAAAATATTGGTCCTTTTTGTCTTTTATGTAGACGTACAGGCTGTAAATCTTCCGGTCGAAAAAGCATAGCTGCTTCGTTTCCAGATATAAAATATCTTTGAGCAAAATCTGTGTACTGGAAGAGCCATCTGGCCCTTTAATATGGCTGGTCATGTTGCCTACATTTTTGTAAAACAAAATACAGGCGGCTGTAATTGGAGCTGTATAAACGCAGTTTACGAAAAATATACAGAAAGCATCACCCCATTCTTCCTTTTATTTCCAGGAGCTGCACCAAATCAAGGCTAGTTCATCTTAAACGCACTATATAGCAAAGAATATTTTTCGCTTACTTGACAGGGTCGTATCCGCCGCCGCCCCAGGGGTGGCAACGGCCAATGCGCTTCAGCGCCATCCAGCCTCCTTTGAAAGGGCCATACTTGTTCAGGGCATCCACGGCGTACTGCGAGCAGGTGGGGGTATAACGGCAGGCAGCCGGGGTGATGGGCGAGATCATGTTCCGGTACATCCACACCAGTGCCAGCAGTATTTTCTTCAGAATCCAGGTCATGGTTTGGTTTTTGCGACAGCGAAAGTACCCTAACAGCTGTTAGGTGCCGTAATAATTTATTAAATTTGCACTAGAGTACGTTTAAAGTTGATCCTTTGCGCCGCAATTTGCTCATTAAGGAACCTGACTTTACAGTTTTACCGCCCCATAGCGCTGCTATGCGGCTCAAAAGCTGTTTCGCCAGAACCCTTTCTGATCAAGTTTCGCTAACAAAAACGAAATTTAAACATACTCTTAGTTTAATTCACCTAAACAAATCTACATGTTAAAAAGAATCCTTTCCCTCTTACTTTTAGTCTCGCTGGTAGCGCCGTTCTCGGCCAAGGCAGACGAAGGTATGTGGCTGCCGATGCTCATCAAGCGTCTGAACCATACAGACATGCAGAAGCAGGGCCTGCAGCTGACTGCCGAAGAAATTTACTCTGTTAACAACTCCAGCCTGAAAGACGCCATCGTGCAGTTCGGCGGTTTCTGTACCGGGGAGTTCATCTCGCCCGAGGGCCTGCTGCTCACTAACCACCACTGCGGTTACGGCCAGATTCAGTCGCACTCCACGCCACAGAACGATTATTTGACGGATGGTTTCTGGGCAACCTCTAAGGAGCAGGAGTTACCGAACGAAGGCCTTTTTGTGGACATCCTGCACCACATGGACGATGTGACCGGCAAAGTGCTGGAGGGCATTGACAGCAACACACCGGAAGAGCAGCGTGCCCAGCTGATTGCACAGCGCACGCAGGCGCTTGCTAAAGAAGCCTCTGAAAACGGCAAGTACGTAACGTATGTGCGCGATTTCTTTAACGGCAACGAATTTTACCTGTTCGCCTACAACCGCTACAACGATGTGCGCCTGGTGGGAGCACCGCCTTCATCTATCGGCAAGTTCGGTGGCGACACTGACAACTGGATGTGGCCACGCCACACCGGCGACTTCTCCATGTTCCGCGTGTACATGGCGCCCGACGGCTCGCCGGCTGCTTACAGCAAGAACAACGTTCCGTTCAAGCCAAAGCACCACCTGCCCATCAACATTGGCGACAAAGACCCGGGCGACTTCACCATGGTATTCGGTTTCCCTGGCCGCACCAAGCGTTTTATGACCTCGCACGGTCTGAAACTGGAGGTTAACCAGCTGAACAAATCCCGCATAAAACTGCGCGAGGACAAGCTGAACCTGTGGAAAGAGGAAATGGACAAGAGCGCCGATACCCGCATCAAGTATGCGTCTAAGTACGCCTCCACCTCTAACTACTACAAGTACTCCATCGGCCAGAACGAAGGCATCAAACGCATGCGCACCATCGAGGGCAAGATCGTGGACGAAGACAAGTTCCAGAACTGGGCAAACGATCCATCGCGCAAAGCTACTTACGGTAACGTGCTAAGCGACATTAACGAGGCCTACAAGAATATTGAGAAGTATAACCTGGGCACTGTTTACCTGAACGAGGCAGTACTGGGCACAGAATCGTTGTTGATGGCGTACCGCATGGCCCCGCTTTACAACGCCCTGAAAGCAGGCAACAAGGAGGCCGCACAGGCAGCCGCAAAGGACCTGCAGTCGCGTGCTGATGGCTTCTTCAAGGACTACTACAAGCCCGCCGACAAGAAAGTGTTTACGGCTATGATGAAGTACTACTACGAGGACATCGCCAAAGACCAGCAGCCAGAGGCGTTCAAGAGCATGGTGAAGAAGTATAACGGCAACTTTGAGAAGCTGGCCGACCATGTGTACAACAACTCCGTGGTGGTGGATCAGCAGAAGCTGAACAACTTCCTGAAGAACCCAACGCAGAAGACGCTGGAGAACGACCCGGCTTTCCAGATTGTGAACTCCATCATCGAGAACTACAGAAACAACATTGCGCCTAAACTGGCAGAGAGCAATGCGAAGCTGGACAAGGCAAACCGCCTGTACGTGGCTGGCCTGCGCCTGATGAACCCGGACAAAACGTATTACCCGGATGCTAACTCTACCATTCGCCTAAGCTACGGAACGGTGCAGGATTACAGCCCACAGGATGGCGTGTTGTACAACTACTATACGACGCTGGATGGTGTGATGGCCAAAGAAGATCCGAACAACGAAGAGTTTGTGGTGCCGGCTAAACTGAAGCAGTTGTACGAGGCCAAAGACTACGGCCGTTACGCTAACTCTAAAGGCGAGCTGGTAACCGACTTCATCACCAACAACGACATCACGGGCGGTAACTCCGGTTCTCCGGTGATCAACGGCAAAGGAGAATTGATCGGCCTGGCCTTTGACGGTAACTGGGAAGCCATGACGGGTGACCTGGTTTACGATCCGGATTACAAGCGTTGCATCAACATGGACTCGCGCTACCTGCTGTTCCTCATCGACAAGTATGCAGGTGCGCAGAACCTGATCAACGAGATGACGATTGTGGACGGCAACAGCCCGGGAGCCGGTGACGCAGCCAAGGCTGAAGCCAAAACAACGCAGGCCGAACTGCTGAACGCGGTAGTTACCGAGGCAGAGCAAAACCTGCAGAACGGCAAAAAAGAGTTTAAAGTAGAGAAGAAGAAAGGCGATGTGAAGGTAAAACTTCAGATTAAAGACTAAGCAACCGCTTTTCTAAAGTATAGAAACAGGCGCTGGGGATATCTCCAGCGCCTGTTTTGCTTTTACCCAATTCATTCCCCTCCTTAGACAAGGAAGGACAGTTGGATACAATACCGGCGGCCAGAATAGTATGCTTTATATTTCTGCTGCAGCCGCTATTACAGTTAGGCACTCGCAGGAGCAGCGAGGTCTTTAGAAGCAAATGGAGCCTACTTTACAATTCCAAACCGACGGTGCTTCGTATCCAGCACGATCACTTTGCCCAGAAACAGTGTGTTGCCCACCATTCCGGCCATACCCGAAAACTGCATCAGCGTTCGCTGCATAAAGGTTGTTCCATCAATGTAGTGCACGTTTCGAAGCGGCAAGGCTGTTTGGCCAAAGTTGATGTTTTTGTCGGATGCAATACTGTGCACGGTGAGTGTGTTACCCCAGGAGTTAACAGCAGTTATACTTTCAGCTGCTTTATTTTTAGCGAGTTCCAGCCAGGTTTCTCTATCTGTCAGCAGTTCAAACGCACTTGAGCCACTATCGAACAGCACCTGCGTTTCCTTTTGGTTGATGACGGCAGGTATAATTACTCTTCTTTCCTCAAAGGCAAGTGTCGTAAATACGGCTTCTGCGGCTATAGCAGTCGGTACTTCATCGCTAAATTGCATGAGCGCCTGCGGGTAGTTCAGCACCAGCACTTTTCTATCTATCACGTCAGCGCCGAGGGTACCGATGATGTCTATACTTGCCGTGTCTGCCCAGTTAATAGTTTCGTTGCCATAAGCCAGCACGTTGACTTCTTCGGCACGAATGTCCATGCTTCCCACCTTAAACCTAAAATCCTTCAGTACAGCGCCACTTTCAGTTTCCTGAATAGTTACACCTGAAGTCCGCTCGGCGATCGCTTTCAGCTTTCCTTTATAAACCAGGGAATAGGGTGCTCCTAAATCGAACTGCATGTAAAAGATTTTAGAGCAGCCTGGCACAGTCACAGGCAGGAGCATGGCAGCATTTGGGCTAGCCTTGCCGTTTAGCGAATCTGCTTTCCAAATGAAAGGAACCTGGTACGCTCCCTCCGGAATTACCAGTTGGTTGAGCGGCGCTTTGAATGCGCGCTTGAAGTATAAATAACCTCCGGCGCTGCTAAGTATGAAGAGTGCTA
Above is a window of Pontibacter akesuensis DNA encoding:
- a CDS encoding S46 family peptidase, yielding MLKRILSLLLLVSLVAPFSAKADEGMWLPMLIKRLNHTDMQKQGLQLTAEEIYSVNNSSLKDAIVQFGGFCTGEFISPEGLLLTNHHCGYGQIQSHSTPQNDYLTDGFWATSKEQELPNEGLFVDILHHMDDVTGKVLEGIDSNTPEEQRAQLIAQRTQALAKEASENGKYVTYVRDFFNGNEFYLFAYNRYNDVRLVGAPPSSIGKFGGDTDNWMWPRHTGDFSMFRVYMAPDGSPAAYSKNNVPFKPKHHLPINIGDKDPGDFTMVFGFPGRTKRFMTSHGLKLEVNQLNKSRIKLREDKLNLWKEEMDKSADTRIKYASKYASTSNYYKYSIGQNEGIKRMRTIEGKIVDEDKFQNWANDPSRKATYGNVLSDINEAYKNIEKYNLGTVYLNEAVLGTESLLMAYRMAPLYNALKAGNKEAAQAAAKDLQSRADGFFKDYYKPADKKVFTAMMKYYYEDIAKDQQPEAFKSMVKKYNGNFEKLADHVYNNSVVVDQQKLNNFLKNPTQKTLENDPAFQIVNSIIENYRNNIAPKLAESNAKLDKANRLYVAGLRLMNPDKTYYPDANSTIRLSYGTVQDYSPQDGVLYNYYTTLDGVMAKEDPNNEEFVVPAKLKQLYEAKDYGRYANSKGELVTDFITNNDITGGNSGSPVINGKGELIGLAFDGNWEAMTGDLVYDPDYKRCINMDSRYLLFLIDKYAGAQNLINEMTIVDGNSPGAGDAAKAEAKTTQAELLNAVVTEAEQNLQNGKKEFKVEKKKGDVKVKLQIKD
- the yidD gene encoding membrane protein insertion efficiency factor YidD; translation: MTWILKKILLALVWMYRNMISPITPAACRYTPTCSQYAVDALNKYGPFKGGWMALKRIGRCHPWGGGGYDPVK
- a CDS encoding DUF5687 family protein, which codes for MFLTLLSHQAKASRRSSVFQKSLVLNIIMVLLILYFGGIFLLLGFTLHKILAELFPGQSPVVLFNGALLFYFLLDLFFRFLLQELPVLAVQPYLHLPIKKSKLVHFVLVKSLPSMFNLIMLLVFVPFMISAVIPAYGIGAALAWLFALIALTFFNNFLLIYFKRQLSSNSKLTLLFGLVVIGLFIIDYFDVFSLRAVSVAVFGAVLAQPWLLVAPVLLLVGAYWLNYQFLKAHTYPEELAVRETKRVEGKDIAFLNRFGEIGKLIELELKLIWRHKRSKSVLTISVLFLFYGFIFYHDEKFLSGFAMLIFVGIAMTGMPMFNYGQFIPSWQSGHFDALLTRRISPYQFYAAKFWIFVPITTLGYVLTLPYGLIDYKIFLINTAAFLFTIGVNVFVVFFFSVYNTSRLDLSKSSAFNWQGVGASKFLMMLPMLLLPLLIFAPFGFMGVPYMGIAAIGLLGLIGFVFQKQLLQWSANRFVAHKYKLATGFRQA
- a CDS encoding ABC transporter ATP-binding protein; translation: MIEVRNIEKSYNGKVVVNIPALTVNAGEAVGLVGNNGAGKTTLFRMVLDLIRPSKGEVFLKDVNVAQSEVWKSYTGSHLDDGFLIDYLTAEEFFKFIGDLHGLTEGDITERLLPFMDFFNDEILNQRKYIRDFSKGNQKKIGVAAAALSNPELLILDEPFANLDPSSQIRLKNLLRNMREQKRITMFISSHDLSHVIEVCERIVILDKGQLVQDMQTNENTLRELETYFTV
- a CDS encoding glycosyltransferase family 87 protein, coding for MRVSIERFVANKRNLIIIFAVFAVFASLQSYFGSNRTYVEKGIEYEYNRYNNYTIFERSFYHLKNNQNLYVTYPQEHGDLYKYTPTFSVFFGLFAMFPDWLGLSLWNLLNALVLLFGIYYLPRLSNLQKGLVLLIVLAELLTSMQNEQSNALIAGLLVLAYGLLEKRKYLLATLCIVFSAYIKLFGIVGFALFLLYPKKWKMALYTTLWTAVLFLVPLLFVSYEQYLRLFSQYGEMLANDHSASYGFSVMGWLNTWFNLEFNKNVVVLLGALVFMIPFVRLKEYGVDTFRYLALTSILIWVVIFNHKAESPTFIIAMTGVALWYMRSERTILNVALFVAAFVFTGLAATDVFPKFIRDGFFEPYVIKAVPCILIWAKVIYEMMVLKYNRAAKHVVEHAV